In the genome of Dunckerocampus dactyliophorus isolate RoL2022-P2 chromosome 6, RoL_Ddac_1.1, whole genome shotgun sequence, one region contains:
- the clrn2 gene encoding clarin-2: MPSLWKRISFSGASVLCVGSVALLLVALSTERWVTGRILCKTGAEIVNASNPELDLFTGDVYYGLFRGGKTKKCGLGTRRSKIHIFPKLVRTLNGGLHVMVILFLLAAVCFAVVSLSFSIYNARRVPYQSIKGHKGLYLWNVIAALFGTLAVLCFLAAMRHHDLTERVANYRENLFVLVVLDDSVDWSFWLSVASVATHLAVCGVVAMSRIKLPKPEVKMPEEPTISALDLLY, from the exons ATGCCGTCGCTGTGGAAACGGATAAGCTTCTCGGGCGCCTCGGTGCTCTGTGTCGGCTCCGTGGCCCTGCTGCTTGTGGCCCTGTCCACGGAGCGATGGGTCACCGGACGCATCTTGTGCAAAACGGGGGCGGAGATCGTCAACGCGTCCAACCCGGAGTTGGATCTGTTTACCGGGGACGTATACTATGGTCTGTTCCGGGGAGGGAAGACGAAGAAGTGTGGACTCGGGACCAGACGCTCCAAAATTCACA TCTTCCCGAAGCTTGTGCGCACTCTGAACGGCGGACTTCACGTGATGGTCATCCTCTTCCTGCTGGCAGCTGTGTGCTTCGCGGTGGTCAGCCTGTCCTTCAGCATTTACAACGCACGCAGAGTCCCCTACCAGAGCATCAAGGGTCACAAGGGACTGTACCTGTGGAACGTCATTGCCG cGCTGTTCGGCACCCTGGCAGTGCTCTGTTTCCTGGCGGCCATGAGGCACCACGACCTCACAGAGCGTGTGGCCAACTACCGGGAGAACCTCTTTGTCCTGGTCGTCCTGGACGACAGCGTGGACTGGTCCTTCTGGCTGAGCGTCGCCAGCGTGGCGACTCACCTCGCCGTCTGCGGCGTGGTGGCGATGAGTCGCATCAAGCTGCCGAAACCGGAGGTCAAGATGCCCGAGGAGCCCACCATCTCAGCTCTGGACCTGCTCTACTGA